CTCGCCGTTGCTACCGCTGGCTCCTCGTGGCTGCCTCGGTCCAGCACGGACACGGTTTGCACTGCCGAGGCCGGGTACTGCTTGAACGCGGACACCGACGCCTCGGACAGGTTTTTCGCCAGCAGCTGAATCTGCTGGCCCACCACACCGAGCCCGCCGACGCTGCTCTTCGTGATGCTCAGCTGcaacgtttgctgctgctgctgctgctgcacgggcGTGATCTGCGTGCTGGAAGCCACCGTGGACGAGATGGCGCGACTGTACGGGGGCGGTGGGCCCGAGTACAGCTCGTTCGTGTACCGAGGGTAGACCACGCGGGACGAGCTACCACTCCCGCTCGGCTCGGTGAACTCGTCGCCCAGTGGCCCAATCGCCGCCAGCTCGTTCGGCACCGTTCCGACAGTGGCGACAGACGGCGCTggcagtgctggtggtggtggtggagggggtggtggcgctgctgctgcgactggCTGTACCAGCTCCCGCTTGACCAGCGTCACATTGTTTAcctgaaagcacggcacacCGTGCACATCGATCTTCTTCACCACGGTGACCTGCGGTGCCTGGCTGGAGGTAAGGTTGACTTGTACAGTGGCGGGGGtggtagtgctgctgctgctgctgctgctgctgctggtgctactgctgctacttgTGGCCGACGTTGCTATCAGCGCACTGTCCAGGAACAGTGACGGCTGCGCCTCAAAAATCCCCACGGACGCCGAGGTCCGCTCGTTCGGGCGAAATGAGAtcgcgttgctgctgctggcacctgtgctgctggtgctcggGCCCGGCTGCCCGTGGAGCGCCGCGGTGCTGCCACCCTCCGCCGGCACGGGTTCGCTCGCCGTGCCCGGCTCCTCCACCGGCCCGCTGCCGAAGGGAGGGAGGCTGTCGGGCTTGACCATGCTCACCAGCGCCTTGATCACGTTCTCCTTCGGGTGCGTGTCCAAATGTTCGGCCAGCGTCATGCCGGATCGAAGGTACAGCGTACAGACCGGACATTCGATCGCCATTTTCGTGGGTGGGTGTGGGGGAGGGTGCAGCCGACCGGCGAGCGCTAGACTGTACGTGGATAGGGGggttccctccttccctccccctcAAGCGGCTCTTCGTCTCCGCGGGGACAGGAGTTATGGAGCTGCAATgtgaagcgaaagaaaagcaaacagaagaaaacggGAAAGTTATATAAAAGATGGAAAGGttgcaaacaaaatgttaGATGTCGATTCGAACGGATCCgggaaaaaagaacgaaaaaagaatTCATCGCCTATGATATTACACAAGGGCAAATCGGTGTCGTTGCCACAACttagctcggaatcggacctacccgattccgattccgtgttcggaatcaatttcaGAGCCGATTCCAAAGCCGATTCCAATCCCAGAGTCGATTATCAGTGCCGGTTCTGGAGAcgattccagaatcggttCTAGAGtctactccggagccgattccagagttggatacgaaaccgattccggaatcgggatcagctctggaatcggaGCCGGAATCGACATGGGAATCGCGATTTGCTGCGGTAACGGgatcagaattgactccagaattagaattagctccggaatgagaatcagttcttgaattgaaatattgaattgaattaaagtttcagaagcgaaatcagccCTTAAATCTCCATgggaatggatcgtttacaaataAGTTTTGAATCTtggcggctatcaatacgtagcatcattggacctgTGGAGATGCCGCAACCGACTCCGATCGCGAAGATCCTGATTTTGGATTCGGATTTCGGAGCCATtttccgaaaccgattccgatgctggtgccgattctgattccggagccgattcagGAGCCGGGTCCGGagacgattccggagccgattccggaatcgattccggagccaattccgaattcgaaaccgattccgatgctgatgccgattttgattctagaaccgattccggagccggttccggatacgattccggagccaattccgaacCCGAAACCGATTCTGGTGCCGCTTTTAATTCAAGAGCCGGTTCTGGAACCGAATCCGGATCCGATTTCGGATCCGATTTCGAAACCATTTTCGGAACCAAGTTCGGAaccaatttcggagccaattccggaatcgattccgcaaACTGATACCGGAAACCTACTAtttggaaccgattccggaaaactttggagctagccggaatcgaatGCAACGAAATCtcatcatttttcccatcactcgCCACAACACAGCTGTGCATTGATTGATTGGAGGACGGCGGCAGAGCTGCGGTTCGCGAAACACAACATCCGGAAACCAGGTGGGGCACAACTGTTTAaaagcaaagagagagagcacattGACCAacccagcagcaacatcaaacAGAGGACACCCACTGAAGGCtgtgccaacaaaaaaaaaagaaaggttgCGCTGTGTCTTTGTCCAAAGCGAACCAAGTTGCAGGCAAACGGTTCGTGTCTGCTCTACTAGGGTTCCGGTTGCAATCTCACTCCCCTGAGACGGGAAAtgcaacgaaacgaaacgactgTTTAGCTATAGCTGACCAAAGATTTCATCTTGCCCGTGTTGCCATCAGGGTCCAGCGTTTCGTCCGATTACTTTAGAGCAGATACTGCAACGGCAGCAACGCACCACTCTCACCAGGCCATTTCTCATCGGGAGACCAAAAATGCTGGTCGAGAATGAggcaaaattgatttttgattCGACCGTgtgcggatgatgatggttctTTGCTTTGAGTTGCGTGGAATTTTCCGTGCACAGACCCATATCACTTACCCGTccttcacatacacacacacacgcatacattcAAACATACAAGGGGAGATAGAGGGATTTGAACTCCAGTCGGTTCGGATACTAGGAATTGGGGTGTGCTTCTCGGCAGCGAGTTTGGGCGACTTTAGGGTCAAATTCGTTCACGCTAACCGTGCAGGTGGCCGGCTACGAGAAgaaggggagagggggggggggcgatgaTCCTGCTTGAACGTTTGACAGTTGCGCACCACCCAACCTAAGGTGGAAGGGCGGGTGGGATGTTTCGAAGGTTGATACCGGTGGTTGTTGTGTTGAATTGATTGTTGCTGATCTCAACTACCTTTCCTACCCTTcttgctacacacacacacacacacacacacacacgcacagagacACAGATACGCAATTCCCGTCCCGCAGCTGCCCGCAAGCAGGGCTTCAGTGGCAAATGATTGTTGTTGGAAACGGTTCAGTTAGCAGTGGCAGCCATCTTTCTCCACTGTTGCAAAGAGGCAAAGAAAAGGAATTGCTCTAAAATGGAACACTACTGGGAGACAGCACGGGTAGTCGGTTGTGTTGATAATGCAGGAGCTGCCAGAGGGGTAACGGgggcggggagggggggaggttAAGAcacataattttattttacgaAAATTGCGTTTTTTCCCCTAAGCAGCACCCCTTGTTGGGCTGCcccctctctcactcactctctatctctcacgcacacacacacacgcgtcaCACGGGCCCATCCACACAACCGTGAACTCAATTCTCGGAAattgttaatattttattacaacGGAACGATATGGCCTCCCGTCAAAtggacaaatacaacacaccaacaaaaaaaaaagaatgctaGACATCATGGCCGTGTGTATTGACTTTTACGGCTGTTTCTGTCTCGCTCATTCACACACGCATCCATTctttcttacacacacacacacacacactcaaactcGCTCTCTCTTCCTCATTCAGACGCAAACAtcgcaaagcacacacaacgcacgcacacacacaatcgttcGCATGCTGTTTCTTTCCTGCATACACCGTTGCATACATTCGGGCGCACTCGCTTTCGCTACGGTTCGGTTCCTTCTCTCGTTCGCTCGCATCATCGTCATGTGCCTTGCCCTCTTTATCGTATTCACACgcagcccacacacacacacacgcacacatacaacactTGTACGCCATTACAAGAGCAGTGTTGGCTGCGATCGATTCCCATTGCCCCATGCACAGCgcaggagaaggaaaaaaacccacaacccCTTGATGGATGGGGCTGGAATTTTCCAACCAAGAAAAGATGGAAAACGATACGCTTTCGAACGTACGCACGAAGGGGAACTAAGGTTGTATCGTTATTCACCTGACGCACCACACGCACCACACGGGACGACGGCACAAATCTTTTTTGTTCCGCTCTGCTCCACTATTCGTTTGCACGGTAAAACTCTCACTGACAGGGGCCCTGACTGGCCTCGCGTTAACGTACCCGTGCAGTGTTCGAACGGAACCCAActgcgcacgcacacacgcacacactcacacacacactactgtACGCACAGGCGCAAACAAACCCGTGTGCACAGGATTGCACATAAATTCCAATCGCAATTGTGCGTTTACGCTGTCCGATTCAAGTGTTCCTAGCGACTGTCAGCCGTTTCGTCACGGCGGGGCGAAAAGTGCGGCGAAACGtgatggaatgtgtttttttcttctaacgccttgtttgtgtgcgtgtgtgtgttgcaaggTGCATTAGAGGGATTAGGTGGTGGAAGGAGATCAGAAGCGCCTTTGGTGGGTCAGTCATATTTGAGGTACAGGTAGTCCACGAGATGCGCAAGACTTCTTAAAGGCGGATTCGGAGATTTGCGGTTTtgtaaatttgacagttcttactagtgatgtgctctctggagcgcaccaacgactccgatccaactccgactattgttaatACGATTCTAAATCCGGAAAAATaggaaccactagttccgcccggagtcggagtcgtccggaatcgtccggagtcggccagAATCGAAGTAATTCGAAGTCTAAGCCATTCacagtcgtccagagtcgatcgGTCGGAGTCAACTGGAGCCATGCTGTGCAATGTGCTTGCgatcaggcatttcatttcgttgtgtttttatgttacACTTTTTAGCGTGTACTTGTATTCATGCTTTTGTTTCAATGGCCCACTTcggccgactccgaacgactccaactccggccgattccggatgactccgattccgaccaactctggacggctccggacgactctggatgaatccgactccgaacgactccggacgactccaggcgtctccgggcgactctgtacggctctggatgactccgacttcgaacgactccggacgactccggacgactccagacgactccgataGACTTCGGGCGATTCTGGATGACTTCGGACGAGTTCGGACGAccccgactccgaacgactccggacgactcgaACTTCGATAGACTTCGGGTGACTCCAACTTCGAACgacaccggacgactccgactccgatagACTTCGagcgactctggacgactctggatagTTCTgaatccgaacgactccggacgactccgactccaatagatttcggatgactccaactcgggacgattccggacgactctgggcgaTTCCAGACACCTCCGAtagactccgggcgactctgggcgattccggatgactccgactccgcacgactctggacgactccgtacaattccggacgactctggacgactctgggctATTCCgcacgactccgactccgatagACTCCCGGCGACTCCGGCAACTCTAGGCGATTCTagagtcggttccgaaattatccgagtcggatcggagccgACTTTCGTGCTAAAGCAAAGACGGTTTGGCATATAGAAAGTGTCAACAAAAATTGCGGTGGAAGATTTGTTgggtcgtctagaagcagtaATTcaagatacgcggtatttttcggccgttttcggtccccatcaGTAGTGTATCTAGGGAACTGCCtgtaaaactatttttttaattctataCTGAAATATCTGTgttaaatttacatttaaatgttaaattatAACTCGCAAAGCCCAGAGTAAGTTTAACAATTatatttcgttaaaaaaatgttgtagATAAAATACATGaccaagtaaaaaaaaaaaacacgcaaataATAGTTTGAATTCGCGGGGACGTTATGTCAAGTGACGAACTGTCAAAATGCTCCGTATTCCTCCACCTAACCTACTTAATGCACCTTGGTGTGTTGTGGTCTGAGGTGGGCGAAATAGTTGGGCTGTCAAaaagtctgtgtgtgttgaaaaatTTTTGACTACGGCTACGGCCCCTTGATGGCTGGCCCTGCTGCGCTGCGAAGAAGCACGCACAGTGAAAAGCGGACGGCaacacagcagcagaagcagcagcccTCCGGAAGGTGAACGCGGGTTTGTCCCACCGCGAACTCCCCATTCACCAATCCTCTCGCCGTCCCCACCCCGAAAGCGCACggaacaccagcagcaggtgAGGGCATCCAGACGGCTATCTCCCTGCGCtgttcaccagcagcagcagcatcatcatcatcaccagcggCCGTCGGGTGTCGAGCGGCGGGTACGCGGGGCACGAGCGCACGGAAGGGAGGAGCCGCGCTTCGGCCCGTCCCTGCGCTGCTGCAGCGATGGCCAGTGGAAGCGAGAGCTCGGACGAGTTCTACGATGCACTGGATGACAGCGTGCTGGCGAAATCGTCGACCGAAGGGGGTGGCGCAGTGGGAGGAGCAGAAGGAGCAGGAGGTGCCAGCAGGTATGAAAACAAATTTGCCCTTTCACGATCAGCGGGGAGAAaagtacagtctgttcccgagttgcGCGGTTCTTGGCCTACGCCGTTTACTAAATGTGGCAGCTTgcgtgtcaaatcagtacaatttgcacCAATAATTCTCAATTGCAAAATGATTTACTTTTTTGTCCAAAAGCTGTATTTTGGCTGCAAATCGTAACATTCTGTTACAATCGACTGTAGTAGAAAGGGGAAGGAGGGAGAATGTGAAGCGAGGTGCAACACCTTACATGCATTCCgttctgcttctgctgttgttattatcgttgtttttcttcttcccttttttctgcgTTCGCCGTGTAGCAGAAGGCGTACCGAGCACCCGTCGACCGGGGCGGGTCACTCCGGTGCGGCTGTAGCAGGCGGCCACCATGCGTCGGCGGCATCGCACACGACGGACGCGCTGACGCAGCGGCACCCGGCCGCCCAGCCGGACCGGATTGGCGCGATGGTCGAGAGCAGTGCCTCCGCCGTCGCCGCCACCAAGAGGAGTCACCCCAAGCCGACCGGTGGGCCGTTGGGTGGCCCGTCCGCTACCTTCGCCGAACAGCCCTTCAAGGAACCGAAATCGGTAAGCAGTGTGGGCCGAAGCGATGGGACGGTGCAGCCCCACCGGTACTGGGCGTATTGGGATTGTTTATGGTCGTCAACGTTGTCCCttgctgttgtgttttgttttcttctttcttcttttttgtttgtttattttgtgccGTTGCCGTACTATATATCCGTTAATCGTTAATCGTTCGAACAAGCATGAGCATCAGTTACGtattaatgcattttttataaaagtAAACCATCCGTTAGCGCGTAGCAATTGGCAGAACTAgctcgctctctgtctctttctctctctctttctatctaaCATCTATTAGAAAGGCTACATCCtttcttctttaaaaaaacactgctAGCGAGGTCGTGCCAAGACGGTTGCAACGCATCGCAGACACAAGGAAGTAAACGAACATCCGAAAGGAAGGTTTGCAACGACCCACGAACGACCCTCAACAGCCATGTGCCTGGAACAATCGCACCGGAATCAACGACAATCAACCAAAAACCACCGTCAGCAATCAAACAAACGGCCAGCAACTTCTGCCAGTACTTATGCTCGCTTATGCTCGATATTCAAGTTTTTCTTTGTGCGTTTAGTGTACTAATATCTATATTATTCGCTCGCCATTTCTATATTGACTTTTACATTTTCTCCTCTTCTCGCGCTGTTAGTCCGTTACCgtttctatttgttttcttccgttttttttcaccccttCTTTTACCGTAGCTTCGTAGTCAGCGATTTCACGAGCTGCGCCAAAGCATGCAAAACGACGAAGACGAGAATCCGTGCAATATACTGACACCTGACTCGCAGGTATTATTAATAACTCAGACACACCCTGCCCCGCCGCACCCCAAGgcacccaaaaacacacacacacacataggtgGCTGGTTCTGGAGACGAGCAGCCCTGCACCGTGTCAGAGAAGGGCCCATCCCCGCTCAAACTGTCAAAAGCATTGCAATTCAAAAAACAACCTCTCCACTTTGCTGggaaaccgtttgtttacaggttttccaggagttctcatagctgtgcgacactttattgactccttcttacgtgaaatgaacttgttgtaatgggaattggactctatagcacccttgttggacaaatccaataggaatttccgaCAGGagctgtccaaaaagggtgccgtagagtccaatttccatcatatgaagttcacttcgcataagaaagagtcaaggaagtgtcccacaactatgagaacccctggaaaactcTGTAATGCTTTGTTGTAACATTAAACTGGCTTTATCGTATTCTTTTTTGGGGGGGTtgggggtttcttttttgttgctctcttCTATTCAATCCGGAACTGTAGtgtggagggtttttttttgcaaattcgTTTAGCATTAATCTTTATTGTTTATGATACTCTCTATTTCGTATTCTACCTAGCTCtttgtgtttctttgtttACTAATTTCTCATAACAAACTTAAGTAGAGAGCGTAGAAGCAGTAGTGTGTTTCGTGCCTTTAGTTAGTTAGTTTTCTATCTACTCGTAATCGCAAAATCTCGTCTACTTGTTCCTCACTATCTCTAACACGTTTGGGGGTTTGATTTTGGTCCCATGCACTACCAGCTCCCCCTGCAAACACTAACGACAACGCTCGCGGGCGCTTtgacttttgtttgtttgtttcggaaCATTGCAGAACAGCTCCGTCGAGGGCATGTACGTGTCGACGGGCCGTTCGAACTATCCGTTTCGCGTGATTGAGAGCGACGTCGCCAGCATCCACAGCATTTCCTCGCTCGGGATAGTCGGCCGCATCATGGCCGGTGGCAGTATCGACACGTTCGGTAAGTACGGTTACTGTGCTGTCCACGCTTTGTCGCCGAATGTTAatgccgttttttgttgtcctttttgttttgcagcacaCAGCGCCGGTTCGTCCAGCGTGAAGCAGGTGGCGGTACCAGGGAAACAGCAGCCACCGAGCAAAAAGGGTACCGGTGGAACCGGTGGCCAGATACCGGCAGGTGTGTATTGGAAGGGGCAGCAGGAGACTATCCATATTCACTGCAACACTTTTTTGCGTTCCTATTGCATGCCACAAGTCGCTTTCGGACTAGTGTTGGGTtacatgaatctttcgttgagactcATTCATATGActcttcagtgatgagtgattcgaatctccagtggaatcttcaaagattcacgaatctctaaagattcaagACTGACGAATCTCCAAGGTCTCATTAATCTCTTAAGATTCATGATTCtataaaattcataaatccattaaaatccATAAAAGaattcgtgaatctttagagatctatgatttccaaaatatttaatttgccCATTCCCACCACGTAGGTTGATACGccaagaagaataataaaaagctcaagctttttgattttttagaGAATCTTGAATCCCTAGCGATTCGTTAATCCTtcgagattcattaatctttccAACCGAGATaaagattcattgaatcattccaaagattcattcagattcatgaatctgaatcagatttacccaacactaatgtggaccttttttttgctactacGGAATGcccgaaaaaaaggcaaagtaTCACCTTTTTTATGTGATGCAGTCGTTGCGACTACATTTGTCCTCTTTTGTACCTATGTTTATCGACCAAAAGGCACCAACTTTTGACTGCGTTTGACAATCTCTGACTCCTGTATCTATGAGTTCCACAACAGTCAACTTACAGGACTAACCATGCCATTTTACGACGTGTGCTGCATATTTTATCACGCTCGTAATTGAGTTATTTTGTAATGGAACGTAACGGTTTTCATAAATCTGCTCCAATATCTTGCAAATTTATCTCGATTTACACTAGAGTCACAAAATACTGACTGTGTGCTATGGAGGCAAACATTGAtgcacactgtcaaaaatgttaTCAACTTTGGAACCAAATATTAGTGGCAAGCGACtattgaatacatttttactTGGATTTTCTTTAAGTGTGTAGAGGCACTTTTTTCCCAAACTGGGTATGCATTTAATAATATAGGCCGTAGGATTTGTTTATAAAGtaaaagcttattttttaagtttaattttgatttccTGCTAGTAAAGCTATATAGAGAtaatgaggtttttttttgcagagataatgttttttttttcacttcattattattaatgtTAATTATCTATCTACTTGTGCAAGGCGAGAAAAAATAGCTTtagttttaaattcatttactTTCAGATTCCATGTTTTGCAGTATCTTGCATACTCTTTTAGTCCTTTGTTTAGGCTTTTTATACTTGTTGGACCTTTGGCAGAGGAACTAATCGCAAAGTCATCGGCAAAAGAGTattgtttgacatttttcatttttggaaTATCGCATGTGTAAAAATCAAACAGAATCGGTGAATGCAAATGGGTAGAACGGTGTGGAGGTAAAATTATGTATGTGAAGCCGAGCCTGTTCGCGTTTTGAGAAATGAAGTGATAAGTCGAATCAAATTTGGAGGAAAATTGAAGGATACAAGTTTGAATAACAACCCTTCATGCCAAACCGTATCAAAGGCCTTTCCTAGGGCTAGTAATGCTAATCCTGttgattttttacttttctcttTGTGATTTTATAATGTTTGTTAATCTGTGTAATTGGTGAGTAGTGGATAGTCCAGCTTGGAAACCAAATTGATACTTTGGGATAACGTTTTGAATGCCAGTGTGTTTTTATGCGATCagcaatttgtttttcaaagattTTTCCCAGGCAACTCAAGAGGCTTATCGGTCTATAGTTTTTGGTATCCATGGGATCTTTGTTTGGTATAGGAATGGgaattatttttgctttttccaaTCATCAGGGAAGTAGCATAATGCCaataccactagtgggctcgGCTTTCAGTGAGTTATTGATTACCATAGCAAGATAGTCAGTCATAAATACGGCCGAAgcgtcctacgtatgggggcatagtccattcgggacttgaacccattacggacatgttgttaagtcgcacgagttgacgactgcaccacCAGACCGCTAGTCAAATTAAACGTCTACTAGAACATAAAATCTtccaatttgaaaattaattgcaaACCAAACTCATCCTCAGACTTATCGTACATGGGCAACTAAAAAAGGGTATTAAAATGTTCACCTTAATCGCTTTCCTATCACAATTGAACGTTATCAGGGCGAGGCACCGATTCCCGTGTCTCTCCTTTGTCCGCGCTCGATTGAGATCAATGGTACACACATGCTAAGtgttttcctcctccttcttcaATCCACCACTTCATTCCAGCGAATTCTGACGTTATCAGCAGCACAAAGAACGCGGCCCAGTCGAAAGCCACCGATGCAACGTTCGCCGTCCCCGTCACCGCGCCCAGCACCGCCGGCGCCGCTGCGGTCGTGCACGAGCGCCCCGTGGCGCCGCCGCGCCGCAAGAAGAAGGCGCGCAAACTCTCCAGCAGCTCGTCCGAGCAGTTTAACATGAACGAAGGCCTTACGCTACCACCGGCGGACAGCTCGTCGAGTGAGCTGCTGATGGTGAAGATACCGCCACCGGCGGCCAGCAGCCAGTGCGACGGTGGTCCCGGTCCGGGCACCGGTGCCCTCGCCGCCATCGCAACGGCCAAGCATgcgggcggcggcagcagcaccggcagcaaTGGGGTGAGCAGCGCCAGCAGTGCGGACGTTACCACGACCGGCGGTGACAGTAACAGCGGCCAGACGCTGCCGTCCCCCGCCACGCTCGAGTCGATTACGCGCGAAATCGAAAACTCGTTCGAGGAAGCGGCAACCGCGGTGGCGAACGGTGCCGGCGTCCCGTCCGCCCTCACGAACGGTGGCAATGGGACCGGCAcgggcggcagcggcagcggtggtggcggttcgCTTACCCGCATGACGCTCGGCGGCAGCCAGACCAAGTGCAGCCATATCAGCCCGACCGGCAGCCTGAAGAGCGTGTCCGGCCCGTCGTCCCACGTCAGCTGGACGGACAACGCGCAGGGGCTGAACATCTACAAGGCGACCAAGGGCCAGTACGTGGTGAAGCCGACCGACGGTGCGTTCAATAAGGCGGAGGGGCCATCGCGGGACGAGATCGCGCGGGTCGAGCGGATCCGGCGCGAGTTCTTCCGCAACGTGGGCAACAGCATCGGGATGGTGAGCGGTGGCGTCGGCAGCATGGGCGTCGGCGGCGGCACGGGCAGTGTCGGCACGGGTGTGCCGGGGCTCGGGGTCGGCGGGATGGGCAGCCATCGGAAGAACTACTCCATCACCGGCACGAACAGCCTCGAGGGCGGAATGCGGCACGGGAGCCTCGCGGccaagcagctgcagctgcgcgAGCGCCGCAAGTCGGCCGGCGACGAGGAGCAGTTCAAGCAGATGAACATGTACGTCCGGACGCGCACCAACTCGGGCAAGCAGCTGACCGACATGGAGATACTCGAGCAGGTGCCGGTGAAAAACCTCGACACCGGGGAAAACTTCCCCCTCTCGGCGGTGGAGGAGAAGCTGCCCCAGTGCATCAATCCGCTCTCGCTGCACATCATGCGCCTGACCAGCCACATCCCGGAGACGGACGAGGAGTCGGTCGGTCCGCAGCCCGACTCGGACTCGATACAGCTGCCCGGCTACGAGGAGGAGCTCGAGTCGGAGGGGCTCGAGGGCGGCCGGCTGAAGCGGCGGACCGCCCGGCTGAAGCGGTTCTTCCGCACCACCGCGAAGAAGACGGTCAGCAAGGCAAAGTCGATCGCGTCGGAGGTGTCGCACGCCCGGCACAAGGAGGACGTGGCGGACATACAGGACGTGGGCAACCCGGAGCAGAACATCAAGATCAAGGCGTCCAGCACGAACAAGGGCCCGTACGACTTTGCCAAGCTGCAGCACGTGCAGGACCTGTCCGGCGAGCACACGGTCGCCGTCTGGTGCATGAAGTTTAGCAGCTGCGGCCGGCTGCTGGCGACGGCCGGCCAGGACCGCGTCCTCTGCATCTGGGTGCTGAAGGACGCGTACCCGTTCTTTCAAACGATGCGCACCAAGTACAACGCGGACCAGAAAGCGTCCCCGACGCCGTCGGAGGAGGCGCTGAACGCGTCGATGATCGCGTCGC
The Anopheles arabiensis isolate DONGOLA chromosome X, AaraD3, whole genome shotgun sequence DNA segment above includes these coding regions:
- the LOC120906356 gene encoding uncharacterized protein LOC120906356 isoform X3, producing the protein MASGSESSDEFYDALDDSVLAKSSTEGGGAVGGAEGAGGASSRRRTEHPSTGAGHSGAAVAGGHHASAASHTTDALTQRHPAAQPDRIGAMVESSASAVAATKRSHPKPTGGPLGGPSATFAEQPFKEPKSNSSVEGMYVSTGRSNYPFRVIESDVASIHSISSLGIVGRIMAGGSIDTFAHSAGSSSVKQVAVPGKQQPPSKKGTGGTGGQIPAANSDVISSTKNAAQSKATDATFAVPVTAPSTAGAAAVVHERPVAPPRRKKKARKLSSSSSEQFNMNEGLTLPPADSSSSELLMVKIPPPAASSQCDGGPGPGTGALAAIATAKHAGGGSSTGSNGVSSASSADVTTTGGDSNSGQTLPSPATLESITREIENSFEEAATAVANGAGVPSALTNGGNGTGTGGSGSGGGGSLTRMTLGGSQTKCSHISPTGSLKSVSGPSSHVSWTDNAQGLNIYKATKGQYVVKPTDGAFNKAEGPSRDEIARVERIRREFFRNVGNSIGMVSGGVGSMGVGGGTGSVGTGVPGLGVGGMGSHRKNYSITGTNSLEGGMRHGSLAAKQLQLRERRKSAGDEEQFKQMNMYVRTRTNSGKQLTDMEILEQVPVKNLDTGENFPLSAVEEKLPQCINPLSLHIMRLTSHIPETDEESVGPQPDSDSIQLPGYEEELESEGLEGGRLKRRTARLKRFFRTTAKKTVSKAKSIASEVSHARHKEDVADIQDVGNPEQNIKIKASSTNKGPYDFAKLQHVQDLSGEHTVAVWCMKFSSCGRLLATAGQDRVLCIWVLKDAYPFFQTMRTKYNADQKASPTPSEEALNASMIASPADESLTSVQSDESVSSPGPFMPRSFCTYTGHTSDLLDVSWSKNYFILSSSMDKTVRLWHISRRECLCCFQHIDFVTAIAFHPRDDRYFLSGSLDGKLRLWNIPEKKVALWNEVDGQTKLITAANFCANGKFAVVGTYDGRCIFYNTDQLKYHTQIHVRSTRGRNAIGRKISGIEPMPGEDKILVTSNDSRIRLYDLRDLNLSCKYKGYLNSSSQIKASFSHDGKYIISGSENQCIYIWKTQHEYAKLSSVRRDRSDFWEGIKAHNATVTCAIFAPKPEAIIMLDADETASNSEISLNQSFVEQSKKACRGYVMVSADFSGCIKVFINKTKPKHSSLPYTAIAD